The Carnobacterium viridans nucleotide sequence GGAAAAGAACCAATTAATACCAAAGTTCCATTATTAAATTGGTTAGAAAAAAAGACTTAAATAAAATCATAGGAGATTATTTATTATGGCAACTATTTCAGTGAAAAAATTATCTGAAGAGCTCGGTATATCCAAACAAGCCGTTCATAAAAGAATTGAACAATTACCTGACCGATTTCAACCTAAAAAGGTTGACGGGATTTACGAGTTGACCGCTGAAACAGCTGATGCGATAAGGAAAAACAAAAAGGCGTCAACCACCGTCAATCAACCTTCAGTTGACGCGGTTGACGCGCTAAAAATGCAAATAAATGAATTAAAAGAAGAAAAAAAAAGACTCTACGGACAACTTGACCAGTTTCAACTTTTACTGGACCAACAGCAACAATTAACTCTACAATCAAACCAGCAAATACAACAATTGCAACTCTCTATTACTAGTCAATCAGAAGAGAATACGAGTCAAAAAGACAGTTATGTTTTTAATGCTGACACTGAAAAAGAAACCGAACCAACACAAGCAAAAAAAGGTTTTTTCAGTCGTCTATTTAACAAAGAGGAATAGCCTATTATGTCGCATTTAAAAGTGTAATCATGTATTGAATGAGAGTAAAGAAAAAGAACCCTATTGGAATAAGATTCCGGATACACGTTTTTATAGAATTTCATGTATAAAAACTTTAAACGCATATAATAATTTGAATTTTATTGTATGCGCTTAAAAAGAAAGATAACATGTATATAAATCATGATTAGAGGGTTCATTATACATGACTTTATCTCATTTCATGTATCTTTTTTTATTAATTTTAGATGAGCAATAACTTCTGAGTACCCTGGTAAAAAAATAATTAATGAAATTACAATATAGATAATACCAAAAAATTTATTTCATCTCCTACTTCCTTTAAATTTATATTTACTTTTATCTCTGAGGTAAGATACAATTCCTTTAATATAAATATCGTTATATATGTACTAAATTCAATTGAAATAAAAGATAGTAGAAAGAGAGGGCTAACATGTTAGAAGTGCTTCCGTTTATCAGTACAGTCTGTGGATTTATTTTGTATAACAAACTTGAGTGGAGAGGTCTTACAAACAAGATTTTATTTTCTATTTTTTGGTTTTCACTCCTATCGCAAATATTATTAGGTTTATTATCCTCGATCATTGGCTTTAAAGATGCCTTTGTTCCCTTGATCATTTTTTCCATTCTTCAATTAATTTCAATTGTCATTATTCCATTTAGATTTAAATTTAATACACTGAACTTTTTTCTTAAAGGTATAGTTGTACTTTTATATGCCAGCTTATTTTTATCTATAGTGTCTCTTCTGGCTTACTAATTTATGCTATAAAACCCAAAAAAATATAAGTATAGATAAACATTGATTCAATAAGATTCTAGATACACG carries:
- a CDS encoding AsnC family protein — encoded protein: MATISVKKLSEELGISKQAVHKRIEQLPDRFQPKKVDGIYELTAETADAIRKNKKASTTVNQPSVDAVDALKMQINELKEEKKRLYGQLDQFQLLLDQQQQLTLQSNQQIQQLQLSITSQSEENTSQKDSYVFNADTEKETEPTQAKKGFFSRLFNKEE